The Triticum aestivum cultivar Chinese Spring chromosome 6D, IWGSC CS RefSeq v2.1, whole genome shotgun sequence genomic sequence gttgcaagaacgcggatgagggagtcgtactcgtagcgattcagatcgcggttgattccgatctaagcgccgaaccacggcgcctccgcattcaacacacgtgcagcccggtgacgtctcccacgccttgatccagcaaggagagagggagaggttggggaagactccatccaacagcagcacgacggcgtggtggtgatggaggagcgtggcaatcccgcagggcttcgccaagcaccgcgggagaggaggaggagggagaggggtagggctgcgccgaaagagagacgttctcatgtctcgggcagccccaaacctcaactatatataggggggaagggggctgcgcccccactagggttcccaccccaaggggaggcggccagccctagatcccatccaaggggggcggccaaggggaggagagaggggggcgccccactagatgggccttaggcccatctgagactagggtttgccccctcccactctcccatgcgccttgggccttggtgggggggcgcaccagcccacctggggctggtacccacccacacttggcccacgcagccttctggggctggtggccccacttggtggacccccgggaccctcccggtggtcccggtacattaccgatatcacccgaaacttttccggtgaccaaaacaggacttcccatatataaaaatttacctccggaccattccggaactcctcgtgacgtccgggatctcatccgggactccgaacaacattcggtaaccacgtacatactttccctataaccctagcgtcatcgaaccttaagtgtgtagaccctacgggttcgggaatcatgcagacatgaccgagacgttctccggtcaataaccaacagcgggatctggatacccatgttggctcccacatgttccacgataatctcatcggatgaaccacgatgttggggattcaatcaatcccgtatacaattccctttgtccatcggtatgttacttgcccgagattcgatcgtcggtatccctataccttgttcaatctcgttaccggcaagtctctttactcgttccgtaactcacatcatcccgtgatcaactccttggtcacattgtgcacattatgatgatgtcctaccgagtgggcccagagatacctctccgtttacacggagtgacaaatcccagtctcgattcgtgccaacccaacagaccctTTCGGAGattcctgtagtgcacctttatagccacccagttatgttgtgacgtttggtacacccaaagcattcccacggtattcgggagttgcacaatctcatggtctaaggaactgatacttgacattagaaaagctctgagcaaacaaactacacgatcttgtgctaggcttaggattgggtcttgtccatcacatcattctcctaatgatgtgatcccgttatcaacgacatccaatgtccatggtcaggaaaccgtaaccatctagtgatcaacgagctagtcaactagaggcttactagggacatggtgttgtctatgtatccacacatgtatctgagtttcctatcaatacaattctagcatggataataaacgattatcatgaacaaggaaatataataataacctatttattattacctctagggcatatttccaacagatatatGGTTTACACACCCTACATGTGTTATACGCTTTGCCTCATTTAAATCAAACTTCATTTCTTAAAATCATTTTAAATTCAAACTTTCTCAGAGAATAGTACACACCATCCAAATCCTATGATCAAATTTGAGGACTTTTTTAGTTAGTTTTCCATTTTTGAGACATTAAATGACTTTTCGGCAACTAAAAGTGGCAGGACAACTCTATCGAGTAAGAAATAGCAGGTAAACGAGCTCCGAAAGGGATGAAACTTTGCATTCTATCTTCATTAGACACATGTAGAGTGTGTAAAACAAATTGAGGTTGTTACGCCAAAACCTtgatgcacatcgtgtacaaacCGAACACTCTCCCATAAAGTGTTAGGGTTTCGAACAAAAACCGCCGCCTAACATACACaactacatttttttaaatcattttaaattctaACTTTTTCTATGATCAGAACACACCATCAAAATCCCTATTATCAAATTTGAGGACTTTTTTAGTTGCCTTTCCATTTTTGAGGCATTAAATGACTTTCCTGCAACTAAAACTAGCTGGACGACCCTCTTGAGTAGGAAATAGCAGGTAAACAAGCTGCGAAAGGGATGAAACTTTGCATTCTGTCTTCATTAGACACATGTAGGTTGTGCAAAAAAATTGAGATCGTTACGGCAAAAACTTCGCGCacatcgtgtacaaactagacactcTTCCACAAAGTTCAAGTCAGGGTGTTTTGAACGAAAACCGCCGCCTTACACactatttttttaattattttaaattcatTTTTTTCTATGATTAGTACACACCATCAAATTCCCTATGCTCAGATTTGAGGACTTTTTGAATTGGTTTCCCATTTTTTAGGCATTAAGTGACTTTCTGGCAACTAAAAATGGCATGCAGGACAACCTTCTCGAGTTAGAATAGCGGGTAAACGATCTTCGAAAAGGATGAAACTTTGCATTCTATCTTCATTTGATACATGTAGGGTGTGTAAAAAATATGAGAtcgttacggcaaaaacttgactcACACATCATGTACAAACCGGACACTCTCCCACAAAGTGTCAAGGTTTCGAACGAAAACCGCCGCCATACACATACAACTacatttttgaaaatcattttaaatTCAAACTTTTTCTATAATTTGTGTACACCATACACACCATCAAAATCTCTGTGCTGAAATTTTTGGACCTAACATATGTGTGGCCGGCATTTACTAGTGCCCACCACAACTAACTTCTGGATATTTTGTTCTTTTGGTGGTTACAAACATTTAACTGTGGCGGGCATACGATCCGACCGCCACTGCTGCCTTATAAACCAGTGGCGGGTGGTCATAAGTGCCCGCCACTGATAGCATTCATCACCCGGGCAAATTTGGAAGAGTTTATGTGTGGTGGGTAAATTTGGAAgatactagggggggggggggggtcggtcgGAGAGCTGCTATTTTTTACTGCAATGGGGGTGGTAAACATCCTAAAAAGGTTACATCTTTTTTTCCCAATTCACCAATGTAGCAACACTAGGATGGGGCTAGTAACACTCATACAGACCTAGTGGTACTTACTCTAAGGTAATTGTTCACAAGGGTAAGGTGAATTCGAAACTTACTAGAGGATCTGTTTGTTCCTTGTGAATCTCTTCCCCAATCCCTGGTAATTTGTTTGATTCAGTGCTGACAAATGTGGTCTTCATAGGACGGAGAGAGGAGAGTTTGGGGGTTCTTTCGGAGCAACCGGGCGAAACAAAAAATTTCTGACAATTTTTTATGCTACCTGACAGTTTTCACTTTAGAACATGACAAATCATATACACAAGCATTGCAATTTTATCTGTTGTCACATGGTAATCTGATTGTCAGTTTTTTAGTGTCAAAAAGCTGATATCTAATTTTTAACATTTCCATAAATAAGTAATACCACTATCAAAAATTAAAGCTTTTGCATATACTTCCttcgtttcaaaataagtgtcgctaGAGAACTAGCAATAAGCCTAGTGGCAAGGAAACACAGTGGCGTATCCTGCGCCCAGGGTTCAATCCCGTCGGAAGCGAATTTCTGATAACTCACCCAGATGGgcttcttctataaaaatatgtctTGAGTGCCATTGTCCATGGATCTTTTTTTATAAATAAGTGTCGCTAATCTAGTACAACTTTGTATTAAGTCAGTGACACTTATTTCCCTTAAAAAAAAGAGTCAGAGTGACACTTATTGACGGAGGGAATATTATGTACTAACCTGCTGATATACACGGTACATGCAAGAGTTGCAACCAATTTATATACTTTAATTTATTACAATCATGTACAAATGTACAAGTGTACAAGTGCAACCATAAGATGCACGCAGAACCACCTATCCTTCTCTCATCTCTCACAGTAGAAACGGGAGAAAAAGGTCGCAAAAACCACCAACCCAAAACCATTTCTCATGGTGAGCTAACAAGCTCAGAAAACCTTTGTGTTCCCGACCCTTCTCCACTGCCGGAATCACCAAGGAAAGAAACGAAAAAAGACAATCATTCCTGACGAACAAAATAGACACTAATTAAAGCAGCTTCGACAAGttttgtgtgtgggtgtgtgtaaTTTCATGCGATGCACGTGACTCAGACGAGCACGACGCAATCTGTACCGCGCGCGCAGCAATCGACACGCACGGTGCAACGGCCTAGTTCGGCTAGGTCAGGTGACGGCGCACGGGGCGGCGGCCGCCGCGGCGCCGGTGCGCTTGACGAAGCGGCCCTTCATCCGGGGCCGCTTCTCCGCGTTCAGCTTCCGCACCTCGTAGCGTATCTTCTTGGCGAACAGCCGCGTCCGCCGCTTCTCCCGGTACCGCGACACCCGCGCCTCCCGCCACTCGTCCGTCCTCGGCCTCGGCGGCCACGCCGCCTCGCCatgccgtcctcctcctcctcctccggccgtccACATGCCCTACACCATGCACCATGGTTAAATATACAAGTTAACTGTATCGAGCATATAGTGAATTAAGCTGCAAAATCGTGCATGCACCGCGTGGTCGTGGAGCAACAAGTCGTCGAGCTGGCCGGGCGGCCGCCGCCCGTCGGTCCACGGCGAGCTGCCCCAGCTCTCCATGACCGCCTCGTAGTTCAGCCTAAGATCCAGGCTCCTTTTCAAGAACTGCGCATCGTCAACGGCGTCCCCGTTGCTCGCCGACGACGTCTTGTGCTCGAAACTGTCGTCGTCATCCACCAGTGTCGGCGGGCTGCCGCTGAACTCCCGCTTCAGGTCATGGCCAGACGCCAGAACGCCGTTGCTTCTGGAGACAAGGCCGCCGTCGGCCTCCACCTTTACCCGCCCGTCGTGTTCTCCCGGCGGCGATATGAGCCCTAGGGCCTCCATGTAGAACGAGTCCTCCATCTCGTTGCCGTCGTCCAGGCCTTGGCCGAGGAGCGCTTCCATGTCGGCCGCGAACTCCCTGAGATCGGCATCCGTCGGGCCGAAACTGGCGAAACAATCGGGGAGCTCCTGCACGGGGGACTGCTCGGCCATGAGCTCCTTCGCGTCTTCCACGGCGCCTTCGACGTCCTCACTGTGGCGTGAGTCATCGATCGGCGGCGGCGAGCAGAACTCGGCGAGGGCGGGATCAAAGACCGGCACGCGGtagagcagctgctcctcctcgggCGCACTCCGCTCGTCCGACGTGGAGGACTCCCCGGCTCCCACCTCGGGCACCACGAGGCGCCTCGACAGCAGCTGCCCGACGCTCTTGACCGGCGGGCGCCGAGTACGCGCCTTCCTCTTCGGCCACGCCGGCGCGACGTCCAGGCACTTGGACGTCGTCGCCGGCGACCCCTTCACCGCGGCCACGCCCTCGGCCGGCAGCGGGGACGTCGCGCGCAGGCGGAGGCGCTCGTGCCGCCTGGCGAGCGGGTTCGCCGAGTGCACCGACGTGTCACATCCCTGGCACAGGAAGGCGTCGTCGGCCGCGCAGTACCACCGCGCGCGCCGCCGCATGCACCCGTCGCACGCACGCGCGGCCTTGCCGCccacggccccgccgccgccggccgccttcTGGTCCGAGCCACCCATCTCCGCCGCCGCCAAAACGTACGACCACCTCCAGCGCAACAGCAATGCTTCTTCCGGTACCGTATAATCACAGCGATCCTAGCTGCTACCTACGATCGAGAAGATTGCGAGATAGAAATGACAAAAAAGTATCACCGGATTCGGAAGGCTATTTGCTGCGAGCGGCATGGCCCAGCAGGTGAGCTTTGCGCTTTGCGCTTTAGGCTCGCGGGGCGGGGCCCGCCCGCCGGCCTTATCTGTGCCCTGATTGGCTTACCGCTAATGCGCCATCCGATTCCATGATCTGTGATTGGCTGCGGCCAGATTTTGGGCGGGGGCCACCTCGCCTTGCTAtcgacacgtcggcgacgagcctgGTTAGCTGAAAAAGTCCTATCCTGTATGTATATATCCACATCGCCAGTCATCAGGTAGAAATGGGGAAATGAAATTGCACCAACGAAAAGCGTCACCGGTAAACTCCTGTCCATTAAAAAAAGAACTCTGGTGCCATTTAAATTCCGTACTGGAATTATTTGAGACGTACGTACGGTTAAAGGCAGCGCTTTTCGAATGATAAACTCCAGCCATTTCCCTGTAAAGTGGAAGCCAAATCTGTGGTGGCAATGATACCATCCTCCTGCGAAAATACAGCCTGCTCGAGGCCAGATTCGGCGTCGCTTGCAGAAAAAGTTGAGTTGGTACCGAAGAAGAAATAATGCAGGCGTAATAAGAGAGTCAGAGAGGCCAGCATG encodes the following:
- the LOC123145399 gene encoding zinc finger protein CONSTANS-LIKE 16, giving the protein MGGSDQKAAGGGGAVGGKAARACDGCMRRRARWYCAADDAFLCQGCDTSVHSANPLARRHERLRLRATSPLPAEGVAAVKGSPATTSKCLDVAPAWPKRKARTRRPPVKSVGQLLSRRLVVPEVGAGESSTSDERSAPEEEQLLYRVPVFDPALAEFCSPPPIDDSRHSEDVEGAVEDAKELMAEQSPVQELPDCFASFGPTDADLREFAADMEALLGQGLDDGNEMEDSFYMEALGLISPPGEHDGRVKVEADGGLVSRSNGVLASGHDLKREFSGSPPTLVDDDDSFEHKTSSASNGDAVDDAQFLKRSLDLRLNYEAVMESWGSSPWTDGRRPPGQLDDLLLHDHAGMWTAGGGGGGRHGEAAWPPRPRTDEWREARVSRYREKRRTRLFAKKIRYEVRKLNAEKRPRMKGRFVKRTGAAAAAAPCAVT